The window GAACAGGCTCTCCGTCATGCAGGAGCTCCAGGCCGACTGCTTCGCCGGCGTATGGGCGCACAACGCCCACAAGACGCGACAGATATTAGAAGAGGGTGATATCGAAGAGGGCCTCAACGCCGCGAGCAGCATAGGCGACGACAGGCTCCAGAAGCAGTCCCAGGGCCACGTCACCCCGGACTCGTTCACGCACGGCAGCTCCGCACAGCGCGTAAGGTGGTTCAAGAAGGGGCTCGACACGGGAGACATCGAGGCCTGTAACACGTTCGAAGCCAGGTCGCTCTAGCGCGGGCCCCGGCCGCCGCGGCCCTTTCAGGCTTCGTCATGGTCCGGGTCGGTCCTGTGCCCTTCCGAAACGTCTATGACCCCTGCCCCGACGCAGTCCCCCCAGACGTTAACCGTCGTCCTGAACCTGTCGAGGAGCCAGTCCACCGCGAGAAGGAGGCCGACGCCTTCGAGCGGCAGCCCTACGGCCTTGAGCACGAGCACCATCGTCACGAGCCCCGCCTCGGGTATCCCGGCCGCCCCCGTAGCGGCCAGCGTGGAGGTGAAGAATATTACCACCATCTCGTACATTCCCAGCTCTATGCCGAAGCTCTGCGCGATGAATATGGCCGCCACGGCCTCGTAAAGTGCGGTGCCGTCCATGTTTATCGTCGCCCCCATGGGAACGACGAACCGCCCCACCCTGGGACTTACCTTTGCCTCCTCGACGACGGCCTCCATAGTGAGCGGGAGAGTCGCCGAAGAGGACGCAGTCGAAAACGCCGTGAGAAGGGCCTTGCTCATTTTCGACGCGAACTCGAAAGGATTCTTCTTCGTGAAGAGATAGTATATAAGCGGCAGCACGACCACCCCGTGCAGGAACAGCCCGAACACGACGCAGAAAACGTACTTCCCGAGCTCCATCGCAAGGTGATAGACCTGGTCCCCGCCGCCGGCCCGCCCTATCCGCTCGGCGATCAGGCTGAATATGCCTATGGGAGTGAAAATCATGATCCAGTGGACGATCTTCATTATTGCCCTGTCGAGGAGCGTGAATATATCGACGAGGAGCTTCTTGTCCTTCCCGAGGCTCGAGAACGCCGCGCCGAAAAGCACGGATGCTATAATCAGCGGCAGAATATCGAAGTCGGCCGCCGAGCTGAAGAGATTGGGCGAGATGAATTCCTCGATAATTATATCGACGATCCCCATCCCTTCCTTCGACTTCACGATCTCCGGCACCTCCCCGGACATGACTGCCGTTCCGGAGCCCGGATGAACCACATTCACCAGTAATATTCCTATGATCACCGCGATGCCGGTAGTAGCCGCGAAATACGCGAGCGTCTTCAGCCCCAGCCTCCCGAGATTCCCGATGCTCATTATGCTGAGGGTTATGGATACGATGATAAGCGGTATAACTATCATCTTGAGCGCGTTCAGGAACATCGTCCCCAAAAAGCCCAGGCTGACCCCGACCTCGGGAAGAAACGAGCCGACGATCCCGCCCAAAATGACCCCGGCGATAATTCCCGCGAGCAGATGGTTCTCTTTAAAGAGCCTCTTCATGAATAACCCCCTTCGGAAAAAGGATCCCTCGCCGGGATCCGGCGGATTAAGAGATGTCTCAGACGGCGGACATAAACGAACGCTGTCTTATTTTTACTGCAAAAAGCATTTTTTGAAAACCCGGGTACTAAAAAGAATCTCGGCGGGCGCTGATCCGAACCGGCGGAAAACGCTATTCCGCGCGGCTCGACCGTGGCTGCGGGATGTTTACGAGACATTCTCCTCCACGCGCCCTGCGCCGTTAACGCGCACGTTTTTATCGCCGCTGCGATTGCAGTTGCCTTTATCGTCTATCCCCGGATATAATTGAATATCCGATAAATTTCGCGCTGTTCCATAACAATACTTCTGGTCCATGGAGGCAAGAATTCATGAAGAGACAAAAGCTGATTCTTTTACTGCTCATCGCGGCCTCGCCGCTCATACTCACGGGGTGCCTCGCGGCCGCGGCCGTGGGAGGCGCGGCGGTGGCCGGGGCGGGAACGGTCGCCTACATTAAAGGCGAGCTCAAGGCCACCGAAGAAGCTTCCGTGGAGAAGGCGTGGAGGGCCACCGAGGGCGCCATCGACGAGCTTCAGTTCCTCGTCATAAACAAGATACACGACGCCGTCTCGGGCGAGCTCGAAGCCAAAACGGCCGACAACAAGACGGTCAAGATAAGCCTCAAGAGGGTCAGTAACAACCTGACCGAAATCACGATCAGGGTGGGGACCTTCGGCGACGAAACGCTATCGCGCTACATCCTGAGCAAGATAGAAGCCAGGCTCTAAACGACAACAGGGGGGCGCCCGTCGAGGGCGCCTCCTCGAACATTCCGCCCCCGCTCGCTGCTCTGCGTGCGCGAGTCGGAAAACCCGGGTAATATCCCCGAATGATCTCCCAGGAAAAAGCCCGCGAAATAGCCCTCGAATGGATCGAGGCATGGAACAGCCACGACATCGATTCCATAATGTCCCACTACTCGGACGTCGTCGAGCTCACGTCTCCCAACGTCGTAAAACTGCTCGGAGACGAATCGGGAGTAGTAACCGGCAAGGATGCGCTGAGGGCCTATTTCGAGAAGGGCCTCGCGGCATTTCCCGACCTCAGGTTCGAGCTGATAGGGATCTTCACCGGCGTAAACAGCATCGTTCTCCACTACACGAGGGCGAACGGGCACCCGGGTGCGGAGCTGATGATACTCGACGGCAAAGACAAGGTCGAGAAGGTCATAGCCAACTACGACTATTCGGATTAAGACGAGGCGGCGCGCCGCCGATAAATCTCAGAAAGAAGACCCCGGCTCCTTCAGGAATTCAATTTCTCCGGGCGTGGATGCCCTCCCGAGGACCCCGTTCCTGTGGGGGTACCTGCCGAACCTCTTCACGATCTCGTAATGCCTTTCTGCGTAGTCCCTGTTACTTGAAAGCATCTCGGCGATGTCCGGAACATGGGCGAATTCGTCTTCGAGCCCGCGGAACAGTTCGAGAGACCTCTCCTGCATCGCCATGTCCTCCGAATGCATGAACGGCATGTAGAAGAAGACCCTCATCACCGGATGAAGCCCCCTGTCGAACCCTTTCGAGATGCCCCTGACCGCCGTTTCCAGCGCGAGCGCGTCCTGTGCGAAGGCGCGCGGGTCGTCCCTGTGCACGTTCCGCGAGAACTGGTCGAGGACGATGATAAGGGCGAGCGTCCCGCGCGGGGTTTCCTCCCAGCGGGCAAGCCCGCCCGCGGACGCTTCTTCGAGGTCGCGCCCGAAATTTCCCCTGATGTAATCGTCCGTTTCCCGGTCTTTCCCCCACCACCTCGCGATAACTTCGTCCGTCGGCGCTTCACCATCCTTCAAATCCCCGAACCAGTATTCGAGCACCGCATTTTGCCTTGCTGCATCCGCATTTTTCGTTTTATCCATGCCGCATAGTATATCGAATTCTCACGGTTTTACTGATCCGGGCCGATCGGTTCCTCCGCTTTTTCAGGATTTTCGGGCCGGTTCTTGTAAACGAAACCCGGAAATGTTAATATGAAATCCACGCTTTATTTCCAGCCTGCGGTTTCTCTGAAAAACAGCCCGGAATCACCCCGAAAGCGGCCTCCAAAGGCTTGAAAACGCGCTTTAAAATTGCGGCAGAACCCCTTGGCCGCCATAAATTTTTGTGCGAAAAAATTTTTTGCCTCAGGTTAACCTTTCGTATTTATTCGATTTTGACGCTTTCGTGTATACTCTATCGGAAATACAGCCTTGACACCCACAAGATATTGTGGTGTAATCGAATCATAGTACAAGATATAATACAAACGCGGGATCAGCACGGGATCAGCAGCAGTAAAATTAAAAGGAGGATGTTATTAATGGCTTCTGATAAATTCAGCCCCACAGAGACCAACGGAAACGGCCACAGCTCAACTCCCCTCGAACAGGGCATACAGGAAGAAGACATCCTCACTCAAAAGGCTGACGAAGCCGAAGAGCAGGTCCCGTTTAAAGAAGGAATCATGGACTTACCCGAAAAAACAGTGGACGCCTTCGGCGGCGACGAGCTCCGCGCAAGGGTTTTTTACGAAAAATACGCCCTCCGCGACAAAAACGGCAAAATAGTAGAGCACACCCCCGAAGACATGTGGCGAAGGGTCGCGAGGGAAATAGCTGCCCCCGAAAAATCCAAAGAGCTCAAAAAGGAATGGGAAGACAACTTCTTCTGGCTCCTTTCCAGCTTCAAATTCATCCCCGGCGGGAGGATTCTCTTCGGTGCCGGGCAGAACAGGCGCGCGACGCTTCTTAACTGCTACTACATGCCCATAAAAGAGGATTCCATCGAGGGCATCTTCGAATGGTGTAAGGAAGCGGCGCGTACGTACTCCTTCGGCGGCGGCGTCGGGACGGACATCTCCATCCTCCGGCCCAAGGGCTCTCCCGTAAACAATTCGGCTATTTATTCCACCGGCGCGGTTTCGTTCATGGACCTCCTTTCCACGACCACGGGCACCATAGGCCAGGCGGGAAGGCGCGGCGCGCTCATGATCACGATTAACGTCGACCATCCCGACATACTCGAATTCATAGACGTAAAGAACGACGACGAAAGGTCCAAGGTCAAATTCGCCAACATCTCCATCAAGATTTCAGACGCCTTCATGGAGGCCGTCGAGCAGGACACCGACTTCGACCTCACCTTCGAGAACGAAAAGGTAAAATACGTAAAAACCGTACGCGCACGCGACATCTGGGAAAAGCTCGTGAAGTCCGCCTGGGCGTCGGCCGAGCCGGGCGTTATCTTCTGGGACGCCGTCAAAAGATACTCCCCCACCGAATACGGCGGCATGGAGGTAAACGGCGTAAACCCCTGCAGCGAGCAGGCCCTCGAGGACTACGGCAACTGCTGCCTCGGCAACATTAACCTCTCCCCGTTCGTAAAGGATGCGTTCACCGAGGACGCAGCCATAGACTGGGAGAAGCTCGAAAAGGCATTCAAGTACTCCGTCCGATTCCTCGACAACGTGCTCGACTATAACATGCACAAGCACCCGCTTGGATTCCAGACCAAGGCCTCCACGCTTTCGAGGCGTATAGGCGTCGGCTTCACCGGGTTCGGCGACATGCTGGCAAAGCTCAACATCAAGTACGACACGCCCGAGGGGGTCGAATTCGCCGACAAGATGTTCGAGCACATCAAGAACACCGTGTACGAGGCCAGCTCCGACCTCGCTACGGAAAAGGGCACCTTCCCGGCTTACGACCGCGACACGCACATTAACCTGCCCTTCGTAAAGTCCGTAGACGAGAGGGTCCAGGCCAAGATAAAAAAACAGGGCCTCAGGAACGCCTGCATACTGACCGTCCCCCCCGTGGGGAGCGGCTCCGTCCTCGCGGGCACGACGAGCGGCGTCGAGCCGATGTTCGCCCTCTCCTATTTCAGGCGCTCGAAATCCCTATCCAAGGGCGAATTCAAGGTATATCATCCGCTCGTCGGCGAATACCTCGAGAAATTCGGCATCGTGGATGAAAAAGAGCTGCCCGACACGTTCGTGACCTCGCATCAGATCAAGCCCGAGATGAGGGTCCGGATGCAGGCCGCTATACAGAAGCACATAGACTCGTGCATTTCCAGCACTGTGAACCTTCCCGAGAACATCACGCTCGACGAGGTGGAGAAGGTCTACTTCCTCGCGTGGAAGCTCGGCTGCAAGGGCATCACCGTCTACAGGGAAGGCTCGAGAGAGGGCATTCTGGTCACCGAAGACCAGGCCAACGCCCAGCAGAAATCCAAAGACGAAAAAAAGCTTCCGACCCAGACCCAGGACGAGGGGATGAAAAAAACCCATCACCCCAACCCCATCTCATCCCCTCGTCCAACCCAAATGCCTGAGATAAAGCCCATAAAGAGGCCCCCATACCTCGAAGGCTTTACCGAGGTCATTAAAACGGGCTACGGGAATCTGTACGTCACGATAAACACATACGACGGGAGGCCGTTCGAGGTATTCGTTCAGATAGGCAAATCCGGCTACTCCACTATGGCCGACGCCGAGGCGACGGGCAGACTCGTCTCTCTCGCGCTCCGCTCCGGCATAAGCGTAAAGGATGTCGTCGAGCAGCTCGAAGGGATAGGAGGCTCCTCGCCCGTATTCTCCGAGGGCAAGCTCGTCATGTCCATTCCGGACGCCATAGCCACGGTGCTGAAGAAGCACTTCGTCTCCGCGCCCGCTCCCTCAAGCGGCGGCTACGCCGAAACCGCGGGCCTGAGGAAAGTCACCGACCTCAACCTCGAGCGCTGCCCCGACTGCGGCGACCGCGCCCTCGCCTTCGAGGCGGGGTGCATGACGTGCAGGACCTGCGGGTTCTCCAAATGCGACTAAACCGGCGGCCCGGAAACAATAAACCATGAACAGAAAAGCCCGTCCTCCGAAGGAGGTTGGGCTTTTTATTTTTATTGGCTATTTTAATATTAAATCCTTCTTAAACGAGGTTCGGACAGAGCATGGCGAGCGAACAAAAGGGAAGCATACTGGCGGGACTCTTCTGGATGGTAATTATCTCGATTCTCCTCTTCTGGGTGCCGACCGTGGGGCCCCTCATCGCGGGCATAGTCGGCGGGAAGAAATCGGGCGGCGTCGGTAACGCTCTCATTGCAGCGCTCCTCCCGGCCATACTCCTGGGCGTATTTCTCTTCTTCTTCGCCTCGGTCCTCACAGGCGCGCCGCTCATCGGCATGGTAGCGGGCGCGGGCGCGTTCGTCCTCGTCGCGGTGAACGTCATCCCCCTTCTCATAGGCGCGTTCATAGGCGGAATACTGAACTAGACTGGCGCATCGAGGCTTCCCACTGGAAGGCAGAAACCTTCGGCGGAAAGTATTTTCGACCGCCGCTTATTAGTATCGGAGTGAAGTGAAAATCCGGGAGCCGGCCGGCTTCTCCGTCGGGAATTGTTTTAACCGGACCGGTCGGAAATCACCGGCAACAGGATCACGAATCCCGAGACCGGCAGCGATGCGGCCGGGCGCCCGCCCGGCACGAAGGCCCCTTATCTGAGAAAGCTTTCGAGGTGGTCTTTTATTTCGGAGCTCGCGAGCTTGCCGAGGGCAGCCTTTTCTATCTGCCTTATCCTCTCGCGGGTAAGGTTGAACTTCCGTCCTATCTCGTCGAGTGTGTAGGTGCTGTGCTGGTCTATCCCGAACCGGAGCCTGAGTATCTCTTCCTCTCTCGGATTGAGCATGGTAAGAGCCTGCCTCAGCTTGTCGGTGAGGTCCGATTTGGCTACGAGTGAATCCGGAATTACGGTGTCGTTGTCCGCTATGGAATCGAGGAGGGTGGTTTTTTCGCCGTCGAGTATGGGGGTGTCGAGGCTTATCGCGTCCTTCGTGGACCTTAAAATCCGTTTCACCACCTCGACCGTTATGCCCGATTTACGCGCTATCTCCTTCGGCGTGGGCTTCCTTCCGAGCTTCTTGGCCAGAAGTGAATTCACCTTGTACACACGGTTGGCCTGCTCCAGTAAATACACGGGCACTTTGATCGTCCTCGTCTGCCCCTGGAGGGCGCGTAAAATGGCCTGGTGAATCCACCACGACGCATACGTCGAGAATTTAAATCCCTTCCTGTGGTCGAACCTTTCGACGGCCCTCATGAGGCCCATGTTTCCTTCCTGGATGAGGTCGGATAACGGGAGACCCCTTCCCATGTATTTCCTGGATATAGTGATTACGAGCCTCAAATTCGCCTTCACGAACCTCTGTTTGTACCTTTTCGCGTTTTCGGAATAAACCCTCACGAACGCGCTAAGGCTCTTTATCCTCTTTTCTATGTCCGCCGCCTTGGCCGCGCTCCTGACGCCAAGCCGTCCCTTCGGCATGCGCACCTTGAGATTCCCGAGGCTGAGCCTCTCGACGAGCTGTTCGAGCTCGCGGCTTCGCGCCTCGCATTTTTTAATCTTGGCGGATATTTCGACCTCTTCCTGGGCCGTGAAAAGAGGCTCAACCGACATATCCTTGAAATATACGTATAGAAGTCTAAGCTGCTCGTCGGGGGTCTCGTCCGACTCCTTCTGCCGCCTGCGTCCGGCCGCGTAGCCATTCTCGTGGCCGTCCCCGTTTTCGTACCCTTCCTTGAATTTGAGGGATGTTATTTCGTCGTCTTCACGGCCGAATTCACCATATTCACCCACAGACACACTTTCATCGAACTCGTTATACTTTGTCTCCATTATTTCTTCCTTGGCAAGAGGTTTATGCGGCCCCGGGATACGAGCGCCGATTACTCATCGTCGCAGGTATCCGGTAATCCTGCGGGACTCTCGGAGAGGGAGAACTACACTACCCCCTGAAAAACAGAACAAGTCGAGCAGAGCGTTATGGTTATACAATCCTCTTCCGCTAACAGCTTGATATAACTTATTAAATTCAGTCAGCCCGCAGATTCTCCAACATTTGTCCCGGCTGACAAAAATTGTACGGCCTTCCGGTTACCGCCAATTCTATCAAATTCCAAAAATTAATTCAACCTATTTTGACGAAGCGTAGTTCGAAGCCGCCTGCTCCCAGTTTACTACGTTCCACCATGCGGAGATATAATCGGGGCGCCTGTTCTGATAGTTGAGGTAATAGGCGTGCTCCCACACGTCCAGCCCGAGTACAGGCTTAAGCCCCTCCGAGATCGGATTGTCCTGGTTAGGCGTCGAGGTGATGGCGAGATTCCCATCCTTGCCCACGACGAGCCACGCCCAACCGCTTCCGAATCTTCCGGCCGCGGCCTTGGCGAACTCCGCCTTAAAGGCGTCGAGGCTCCCAAAGGCCTTGTCTATGGCCGCCGCGAGATCGCCCGAGGGGCTCCCGCCCGCGTTCGGGGCCATAAGCGGCCAGAAAAGGCTGTGGTTCAAATGCCCGCCGCCGTTGTTCCTGACGGCTGTCCTTATGTCCTCGGGCACCGCGTCGAGGTTGGCGACGAGCTCTTCGACGCTCTTTCCGCCGAGCTCGGGATGCTTCTCGATCGCGGCGTTAAGGTTGTTTACGTAGGTCTGATGATGCTTGTTATAATGGATATCCATTGTCCTCGCGTCTATGTGAGGCTCGAGCGCATCGTATGCATATGGAAGTTTAGGTACTTCGAACGGCATGGTTTCTCCCTCCCGGAAATTGGTTTTTGTTTTCAAGTGGAGAACCGGTATTTCAGGCGCTTCACTTTGAAAGAGTCAGTTTAACAAATGAAAAATTCGGTCTCATAAATTTCTAATTCCGAGTGTATCTTAAACTTATTTATCTTACCTTAAATTACGGCCGGGTCAACGTTTTTTACGGCCCGGGCCCCTCCCGCCTTTAATAAAACGCAGGTTCCGTTATATTAAACGAAGGGTACACGGGCCGGGGTGCAATTGACACATAAACTGTCATCTGGTAATTTTTACCATGTAATAATCAGCATATCCCGGATACACGATATCCATATTACAAGACAGGAAAATGCAGGTTACGAAAAGTCTCGATTACGCAGTCAGGTCTTTGACCTTCATGGGACACGCGCCGGTGACGAAGCATAGCATGCGGGAGATTTCGGAGAGGCAGTACATACCTCTTAACTACCTCGCCAAGATCATGCGGAGGCTGGTGAAGAAGGGGCTCGTAAGATCGAGCGTGGGCCCCGACGGCGGCTACACCCTCCGGAAGTCCCCGAGCGAAATCAGCCTCAGGGATATATACGAGGCCATAGAGGGCGAAATAAGAATGGTCGACTGCATGGAAAAGGATTCTGTATGCCGCCTCTACGAATCGTGCCCGCAGCTCCCGGTCTGGGACAGGGTGCAGGTATCCATGATAAAGCTGCTTGAGGAAACCACGCTGGAAGATATCCTCAAGGGCGAAGGGACGGCAAAAATTAACTAGGGGAGTGATTTTATGAGCATTGACCTCGAAAAGCTTGCGGAGCAGGAATACAAGTACGGATTCTTCACGAACGTCGAGCAGGAAATAGCGCCCAGGGGGCTCAACGAAGATATAATCCGCCTGATTTCGAGCAAAAAGGAAGAGCCCGAATGGCTTCTCGAATGGAGGCTCGAGGCTTATAAGCACTGGCTCACCATGAAGGAGCCGCGCTGGGCCAACGTTAAATTTTCCCCCATCGACTATCAGAACATAAGCTACTATGCGGCTCCCAAGAAAAAGGAGGGGCCCAAGAGCCTCGACGAGATAGACCCCGAGATCAAGGCCGCCTACGACAAGCTCGGCATCCCGCTCGACGAGCAGAAGATGCTGGCAGGCGTGGCTGTGGACGCCGTTTTCGACAGCGTATCCGTCATAACGACGTTTAAGGAAAAGCTCGCCGAGGCGGGCGTCATATTCTGCTCCATATCCGAGGCCGTAAGGGAGCACCCCGAGCTCGTGAAGAAATACCTCGGCTTCGTCGTTCCGCGTAACGACAACTTCTACGCCGCGCTCAACTCGGCCGTATTCACGGACGGCTCTTTCGTCTACGTACCGAAGGGCGTCCGCTGCCCGATGGAGCTTTCGACGTACTTCAGGATCAACGCCGAGAACACGGGGCAGTTCGAAAGGACGCTCATCATCGCCGAGGCCGGGAGCTACGTCAGCTATCTCGAAGGATGCACGGCCCCCAAGAGGGACGAGAACCAGCTCCACGCGGCCGTAGTCGAGCTGATAGCGCACGACGACGCGACCATAAAATACTCAACCATACAGAACTGGTATCCCGGGAACGCCCAGGGCGAAGGCGGGATTTATAACTTCGTCACCAAGAGAGGAAGATGCGTCGGCCGCGGGTCTCACATCTCCTGGACCCAGGTCGAAACCGGCTCCGCGATAACGTGGAAGTACCCGAGCTGCATATTAGAGGGCGACAACTCCGTCGGCGAGTTCTACTCCGTCGCGCTTACGAACAAGCGCCAGCAGGCCGATACCGGGACCAAAATGGTGCACATAGGAAAAAATACGAAGAGCACGATAATATCCAAGGGAATATCGGCCGGCCACGGGCAGAACACGTACAGGGGGCTCGTCAACATCGGCAAGGACGCCTCGGGCGCACGTAATTACACGCAGTGCGACTCGATGCTCATAGGTGACAAGTGCGGCGCGCACACGTTCCCGTATATAGAAGTAAAGAATTCAACGGCGCAGATGGAGCACGAGGCCTCGACGTCCAAGATAGGCGAGGACCAGATCTTCTACTGCCAGCAGCGGGGTCTCTCGGCCGAGGACGCGGTCTCGCTGATTGTAAACGGCTTCTGTAAGGAGGTCTTCCGCGAGCTCCCGTTCGAGTTCGCGGTGGAGGCCGAAAAGCTCCTGAGCATAAGCCTCGAGGGCAGCGTCGGGTAGGGGTCGCTTCCTCTTATTTTAAAATACTTTCGTAAAGAACAGCTAAGGAGAAAGACATGCTGGAAATAAAGAATCTGCATGTGAAAGTGGGAGACCAGGAAATACTCAAGGGTCTCGACCTCACGATAAACACCGGTGAAGTGCACTCCATCATGGGCCCGAACGGCTCCGGGAAAAGCACTCTCGCGCAGGTATTGGCGGGACGGGAGTCATACGAAGTCACCGAAGGAGAGATACTCTTCGAGGGCAAGGACCTCCTCGAGCTCGCCCCCGAGGAAAGGGCCGGAGAGGGAATATTCCTCGCGTTCCAGTACCCGGTCGAAATACCGGGAGTGGCCAACACCTACCTTCTTCGCGAGGCGCTCAACGCCGTACGCAAGTAC is drawn from Thermodesulfobacteriota bacterium and contains these coding sequences:
- a CDS encoding dicarboxylate/amino acid:cation symporter produces the protein MKRLFKENHLLAGIIAGVILGGIVGSFLPEVGVSLGFLGTMFLNALKMIVIPLIIVSITLSIMSIGNLGRLGLKTLAYFAATTGIAVIIGILLVNVVHPGSGTAVMSGEVPEIVKSKEGMGIVDIIIEEFISPNLFSSAADFDILPLIIASVLFGAAFSSLGKDKKLLVDIFTLLDRAIMKIVHWIMIFTPIGIFSLIAERIGRAGGGDQVYHLAMELGKYVFCVVFGLFLHGVVVLPLIYYLFTKKNPFEFASKMSKALLTAFSTASSSATLPLTMEAVVEEAKVSPRVGRFVVPMGATINMDGTALYEAVAAIFIAQSFGIELGMYEMVVIFFTSTLAATGAAGIPEAGLVTMVLVLKAVGLPLEGVGLLLAVDWLLDRFRTTVNVWGDCVGAGVIDVSEGHRTDPDHDEA
- a CDS encoding DUF3568 family protein; this encodes MKRQKLILLLLIAASPLILTGCLAAAAVGGAAVAGAGTVAYIKGELKATEEASVEKAWRATEGAIDELQFLVINKIHDAVSGELEAKTADNKTVKISLKRVSNNLTEITIRVGTFGDETLSRYILSKIEARL
- a CDS encoding nuclear transport factor 2 family protein encodes the protein MISQEKAREIALEWIEAWNSHDIDSIMSHYSDVVELTSPNVVKLLGDESGVVTGKDALRAYFEKGLAAFPDLRFELIGIFTGVNSIVLHYTRANGHPGAELMILDGKDKVEKVIANYDYSD
- a CDS encoding DUF924 family protein, which translates into the protein MDKTKNADAARQNAVLEYWFGDLKDGEAPTDEVIARWWGKDRETDDYIRGNFGRDLEEASAGGLARWEETPRGTLALIIVLDQFSRNVHRDDPRAFAQDALALETAVRGISKGFDRGLHPVMRVFFYMPFMHSEDMAMQERSLELFRGLEDEFAHVPDIAEMLSSNRDYAERHYEIVKRFGRYPHRNGVLGRASTPGEIEFLKEPGSSF
- a CDS encoding adenosylcobalamin-dependent ribonucleoside-diphosphate reductase — its product is MASDKFSPTETNGNGHSSTPLEQGIQEEDILTQKADEAEEQVPFKEGIMDLPEKTVDAFGGDELRARVFYEKYALRDKNGKIVEHTPEDMWRRVAREIAAPEKSKELKKEWEDNFFWLLSSFKFIPGGRILFGAGQNRRATLLNCYYMPIKEDSIEGIFEWCKEAARTYSFGGGVGTDISILRPKGSPVNNSAIYSTGAVSFMDLLSTTTGTIGQAGRRGALMITINVDHPDILEFIDVKNDDERSKVKFANISIKISDAFMEAVEQDTDFDLTFENEKVKYVKTVRARDIWEKLVKSAWASAEPGVIFWDAVKRYSPTEYGGMEVNGVNPCSEQALEDYGNCCLGNINLSPFVKDAFTEDAAIDWEKLEKAFKYSVRFLDNVLDYNMHKHPLGFQTKASTLSRRIGVGFTGFGDMLAKLNIKYDTPEGVEFADKMFEHIKNTVYEASSDLATEKGTFPAYDRDTHINLPFVKSVDERVQAKIKKQGLRNACILTVPPVGSGSVLAGTTSGVEPMFALSYFRRSKSLSKGEFKVYHPLVGEYLEKFGIVDEKELPDTFVTSHQIKPEMRVRMQAAIQKHIDSCISSTVNLPENITLDEVEKVYFLAWKLGCKGITVYREGSREGILVTEDQANAQQKSKDEKKLPTQTQDEGMKKTHHPNPISSPRPTQMPEIKPIKRPPYLEGFTEVIKTGYGNLYVTINTYDGRPFEVFVQIGKSGYSTMADAEATGRLVSLALRSGISVKDVVEQLEGIGGSSPVFSEGKLVMSIPDAIATVLKKHFVSAPAPSSGGYAETAGLRKVTDLNLERCPDCGDRALAFEAGCMTCRTCGFSKCD
- a CDS encoding RNA polymerase sigma factor RpoD/SigA, producing the protein METKYNEFDESVSVGEYGEFGREDDEITSLKFKEGYENGDGHENGYAAGRRRQKESDETPDEQLRLLYVYFKDMSVEPLFTAQEEVEISAKIKKCEARSRELEQLVERLSLGNLKVRMPKGRLGVRSAAKAADIEKRIKSLSAFVRVYSENAKRYKQRFVKANLRLVITISRKYMGRGLPLSDLIQEGNMGLMRAVERFDHRKGFKFSTYASWWIHQAILRALQGQTRTIKVPVYLLEQANRVYKVNSLLAKKLGRKPTPKEIARKSGITVEVVKRILRSTKDAISLDTPILDGEKTTLLDSIADNDTVIPDSLVAKSDLTDKLRQALTMLNPREEEILRLRFGIDQHSTYTLDEIGRKFNLTRERIRQIEKAALGKLASSEIKDHLESFLR
- a CDS encoding superoxide dismutase, giving the protein MPFEVPKLPYAYDALEPHIDARTMDIHYNKHHQTYVNNLNAAIEKHPELGGKSVEELVANLDAVPEDIRTAVRNNGGGHLNHSLFWPLMAPNAGGSPSGDLAAAIDKAFGSLDAFKAEFAKAAAGRFGSGWAWLVVGKDGNLAITSTPNQDNPISEGLKPVLGLDVWEHAYYLNYQNRRPDYISAWWNVVNWEQAASNYASSK
- a CDS encoding Rrf2 family transcriptional regulator produces the protein MQVTKSLDYAVRSLTFMGHAPVTKHSMREISERQYIPLNYLAKIMRRLVKKGLVRSSVGPDGGYTLRKSPSEISLRDIYEAIEGEIRMVDCMEKDSVCRLYESCPQLPVWDRVQVSMIKLLEETTLEDILKGEGTAKIN
- the sufB gene encoding Fe-S cluster assembly protein SufB, translating into MSIDLEKLAEQEYKYGFFTNVEQEIAPRGLNEDIIRLISSKKEEPEWLLEWRLEAYKHWLTMKEPRWANVKFSPIDYQNISYYAAPKKKEGPKSLDEIDPEIKAAYDKLGIPLDEQKMLAGVAVDAVFDSVSVITTFKEKLAEAGVIFCSISEAVREHPELVKKYLGFVVPRNDNFYAALNSAVFTDGSFVYVPKGVRCPMELSTYFRINAENTGQFERTLIIAEAGSYVSYLEGCTAPKRDENQLHAAVVELIAHDDATIKYSTIQNWYPGNAQGEGGIYNFVTKRGRCVGRGSHISWTQVETGSAITWKYPSCILEGDNSVGEFYSVALTNKRQQADTGTKMVHIGKNTKSTIISKGISAGHGQNTYRGLVNIGKDASGARNYTQCDSMLIGDKCGAHTFPYIEVKNSTAQMEHEASTSKIGEDQIFYCQQRGLSAEDAVSLIVNGFCKEVFRELPFEFAVEAEKLLSISLEGSVG